The following are from one region of the Juglans regia cultivar Chandler chromosome 10, Walnut 2.0, whole genome shotgun sequence genome:
- the LOC118349664 gene encoding uncharacterized mitochondrial protein AtMg00810-like, producing the protein MHEAKPISTPMATSTNLNAFDSEDFNEPTLFRNTVRALQYLSVTRPDIAFTVNKLSQFMHSPKFDHWQAVKRLLQYLKQTISYGLSFIKSANTTLQAFSNVDGQVLVMIDAQQEVFVCFLGRTLSHGVAKSKPQLLVQALKMNIKHSPI; encoded by the coding sequence ATGCATGAAGCCAAACCCATTAGTACTCCCATGGCCACCTCCACCAATCTCAATGCCTTTGACAGTGAGGATTTCAATGAACCCACATTATTTCGCAACACAGTTAGAGCCCTACAATACTTGTCAGTCACTCGTCCAGACATAGCCTTCACAGTTAATAAATTATCCCAGTTCATGCACTCACCAAAATTTGATCACTGGCAAGCAGTAAAACGTCTACTTCAGTATCTAAAACAAACAATCAGCTATGGTCTCTCTTTTATCAAGTCAGCCAACACTACTCTACAAGCTTTTTCAAATGTTGATGGGCAAGTTCTCGTGATGATCGACGCTCAACAGGAAGTTTTTGTGTGTTTCTTGGGCCGAACCTTATCTCATGGAGTTGCAAAAAGCAAGCCACAGTTGCTCGTTCAAGCACTGAAGATGAATATAAAGCACTCGCCAATATAG
- the LOC108991167 gene encoding protein LIGHT-DEPENDENT SHORT HYPOCOTYLS 10-like, with protein MIGFLASFFFSFTKISPSNLHSLVLKMSSGKNFAEGSSSSPSDHQHHQQQTIPSRYESQKRRDWNTFGQYLKNQRPPIPLSQCSYNNVLDFLRYLDQFGKTKVHLQGCIFYGQPEPPSPCTCPLRQAWGSLDSLIGRLRAAYEENGGSIETNPFANSAIRVYLREVRECQAKARGIPYKKKKKNTSQSKGNEESSTTHFS; from the coding sequence ATGATCGgttttcttgcttcttttttttttagcttcacTAAAATCAGTCCTTCCAATCTTCATTCATTAGTCCTGAAGATGTCTAGCGGGAAGAATTTTGCAGAAGGATCATCAAGCTCTCCCAGTGATCACCAGCACCACCAGCAGCAAACAATACCAAGCCGTTATGAGTCGCAAAAAAGAAGGGACTGGAACACCTTTGGGCAGTACCTAAAGAACCAAAGGCCCCCAATTCCACTCTCCCAGTGCAGTTACAACAATGTGTTGGACTTTCTTCGATATCTTGACCAGTTTGGAAAGACCAAAGTTCACCTCCAAGGGTGTATATTTTATGGACAGCCGGAGCCACCTTCACCTTGTACCTGCCCACTTAGACAAGCTTGGGGAAGCCTAGATTCCCTCATTGGGCGGCTTAGAGCTGCTTATGAAGAGAACGGAGGCTCAATAGAAACAAATCCCTTTGCTAACAGCGCGATCAGGGTTTATCTTCGAGAGGTAAGGGAGTGTCAAGCTAAAGCAAGGGGGATCCcatataagaagaaaaagaagaatactAGTCAAAGCAAGGGAAATGAAGAGAGTTCTACTACGCACTTCTCTTGA